A single Anopheles arabiensis isolate DONGOLA chromosome X, AaraD3, whole genome shotgun sequence DNA region contains:
- the LOC120906844 gene encoding uncharacterized protein LOC120906844, with translation MPKPKFDCVGCDRENAVSDMVRCDACSKWWHFDCAGVSKEVKYVKWVCERCESGEKDEAAKVKGHEMSGKPSRATRGKAQSQDGDTSKTRLEKPVEVPLQQKPADQKLASSKVSLVATPDIVMAQRSVRSETGTAPTNTAHVEKNRMAPSLIEGFSSRCEINPNQKDSASHVSRRSKSSVATTLKLERLAKERRLEVEALQTEMSKRIAKLNSDYEAMKQQIEDGSVGKRSGRSVSETSQVVDWLTSDHKRKVFPNPCTSTAEERESARRLWGRKLPAFSGSIKQWPVFYSYYNRSTEACGFTSVENIIRLEEALTGPAREVVESKFTSPDAAPQVMKLLKQLYGRPGLLVKELIEQARQIENPKPERLDQLISFGIAVQKLCDHLTANEMEDHFSNPELLEELVRKLPANRALEWVRFKRNFVKPTLKEFCAFMEELTEDCCELTVPANVEALRAPPRNIRGHSFLHVSNAVESASRVNTNGQNSHHAQATPSRTSVKCYVCEDPMHRVRQCGVFRAMTVTDRHATVSRLQLCANCLGSHGTRPCKSTFVCRVVGCGIRHHTLLHQEPSASTSSAQCYAHVEKSTTTLFRIVPVTVYHGQRSIDTYAFLDEGSSLTLVETSLAQQLGLEGVRDPLELCWTGNYCRREESSQRVQLEISARGGERRYSIAAAHTINQLSLPTQSIDTSLILNLNYFQELPAIQYRNAVPQLLIGLQDVSLMKPLEVRSGQEGQPIAVRSLLGWSIYGPKSIDGSTAATPFPVHRHERISSVDETVQHPNSMDRQGLLEVNIAQNIAAVAEDSSAESSNVNADQTTHEMLR, from the coding sequence ATGCCGAAGccaaagttcgactgtgtcgGTTGTGACCGCGAAAACGCGGTATCGGATATGGTGCGATGTGACGCGTGCTCTAAGTGGTGGCACTTCGATTGCGCTGGTGTTTCCAAGGAGGTGAAGTACGTGAAGTGGGTGTGTGAACGGTGTGAAAGCGGCGAAAAGGACGAGGCAGCCAAGGTGAAAGGCCACGAGATGAGTGGCAAACCTAGTAGGGCTACTCGTGGGAAGGCCCAATCTCAGGATGGCGATACATCCAAAACCCGTTTAGAGAAACCCGTAGAAGTACCTTTGCAGCAGAAACCAGCGGACCAAAAGTTAGCCTCATCAAAAGTGTCCTTAGTCGCAACTCCGGACATAGTTATGGCTCAGCGAAGCGTTAGGAGCGAAACGGGTACTGCGCCGACAAATACGGCGCATGTGGAAAAGAACAGAATGGCGCCCAGTCTGATCGAAGGTTTTAGCTCTCGATGCGAAATAAACCCCAACCAAAAGGATAGTGCATCGCACGTTTCTCGCAGAAGTAAAAGCTCTGTGGCAACGACACTGAAGCTAGAACGTTTAGCTAAAGAGCGAAGGTTGGAAGTCGAAGCGCTTCAAACTGAAATGAGTAAAAGAATCGCGAAATTGAATTCGGATTACGAAGCGATGAAGCAACAGATTGAGGATGGCAGTGTTGGCAAGAGAAGTGGCCGCAGCGTTAGTGAAACATCACAAGTCGTTGATTGGTTAACCAGTGACCATAAGCGAAAAGTATTTCCTAACCCCTGCACAAGTACCGCGGAAGAACGTGAGAGTGCGAGGCGATTGTGGGGTAGAAAGCTACCAGCGTTTTCCGGTTCGATAAAACAGTGGCCTGTGTTCTATAGCTACTACAATCGGTCAACCGAGGCGTGTGGTTTTACTTCGGTCGAAAACATCATCCGGCTTGAAGAAGCGCTTACCGGACCAGCAAGAGAAGTGGTGGAATCCAAGTTCACCTCTCCAGATGCAGCCCCCCAGGTCATGAAGTTGCTGAAGCAGTTGTATGGACGACCAGGACTTTTAGTAAAAGAATTGATCGAGCAGGCACGGCAAATCGAGAACCCGAAACCAGAGCGCTTGGACCAATTGATATCCTTTGGTATAGCAGTCCAAAAGTTATGCGATCATTTGACGGCCAACGAAATGGAAGATCATTTCTCTAATCCGGAACTGCTGGAAGAACTGGTAAGAAAACTGCCGGCCAACAGAGCCTTGGAGTGGGTGCGATTCAAAAGGAACTTCGTTAAACCAACGCTAAAGGAATTCTGCGCTTTCATGGAAGAGCTGACTGAAGACTGTTGTGAATTAACAGTGCCTGCTAATGTAGAAGCTCTTCGTGCGCCACCAAGAAACATTCGAGGTCATTCCTTCCTGCACGTGTCCAATGCGGTTGAATCCGCAAGTAGAGTAAACACGAACGGCCAAAATTCTCATCATGCGCAAGCTACACCATCGCGAACGAGTGTGAAGTGCTATGTATGTGAAGATCCAATGCATCGCGTCCGTCAATGTGGAGTCTTCAGAGCCATGACGGTTACAGATCGTCATGCTACAGTCAGTAGGTTGCAACTTTGCGCGAATTGCCTGGGCAGTCATGGAACGAGACCATGCAAATCTACGTTCGTCTGTAGAGTGGTGGGATGCGGTATTCGGCATCATACACTGCTCCATCAAGAACCATCCGCTTCCACGTCAAGTGCGCAGTGTTATGCTCACGTAGAGAAATCGACGACGACGCTATTTCGAATAGTTCCGGTGACTGTTTATCATGGCCAACGCAGTATCGACACGTATGCTTTCTTGGATGAAGGATCTTCTCTGACACTGGTGGAAACGTCGCTAGCCCAACAGTTAGGACTTGAAGGTGTTCGTGATCCTCTAGAGCTGTGCTGGACTGGCAATTACTGCAGGAGAGAGGAATCATCGCAACGTGTGCAGCTGGAGATATCGGCCAGGGGCGGTGAGCGGCGCTACTCTATAGCGGCCGCTCACACCATAAATCAGCTAAGTTTACCGACTCAGTCAATTGACACTTCACTgatattgaatttgaattaCTTCCAGGAACTTCCGGCGATACAGTATCGTAACGCAGTACCTCAACTGCTGATTGGGCTGCAAGACGTGTCGCTGATGAAGCCACTGGAAGTGCGATCGGGCCAGGAAGGTCAACCAATTGCTGTGCGAAGTCTACTAGGCTGGTCGATTTATGGTCCAAAAAGCATCGACGGATCGACAGCAGCAACGCCATTCCCGGTCCACCGTCACGAAAGAATATCGAGTGTAGATGAAACTGTGCAACATCCGAACAGTATGGATCGACAAGGGCTACTTGAAGTGAACATCGCGCAGAACATCGCAGCAGTTGCGGAAGATAGTTCAGCCGAGAGCAGCAATGTAAACGCTGATCAGACGACTCATGAAATGCTACGCTAG
- the LOC120906182 gene encoding LOW QUALITY PROTEIN: septin-2 (The sequence of the model RefSeq protein was modified relative to this genomic sequence to represent the inferred CDS: inserted 1 base in 1 codon), which produces MAERDYIGFATLAEQVHRKSVKRGFEFTLMVCGETGLGKSTLINTLFLTELYAQRSVPPVEQRIEKTTRIEKKTLDIEERGXKLRLTIVDTPGFGDAVNCEDSWRVCTQYIDEQFRQYFTDESGLNRRNIQDNRVHCLLYFVPPYGHSLRQLDIDLLRRMHKKVNIILVIGKADTLTPKEVKALKGRILDDIETHGIQIYRFPDCDSDEDEEFKQQDRDLKASLPFAVVGSNQVMEVAGRKIRCRQYPWGVVDVENPEHSDVVKLRTMLISTHMQDLKDTTRDVHYENYRAQCISQISQHALRERNKLKRESTASNHEFSDTDRLLLQKDEEIRRMQDMLAQMQEKLNSTSVNDSVIDV; this is translated from the exons ATGGCAG AGCGTGATTACATCGGGTTCGCCACGCTGGCGGAGCAGGTGCACCGCAAATCGGTGAAGCGTGGCTTCGAGTTCACGCTGATGGTGTGCGGCGAAACCGGCCTCGGCAAGTCGACGCTCATCAACACGCTCTTCCTGACCGAGCTGTACGCCCAGCGGTCGGTGCCGCCGGTCGAGCAGCGGATCGAGAAGACGACCCGCATCGAGAAGAAGACGCTCGACATCGAGGAGCGGG TGAAGCTGCGGCTGACGATCGTCGACACGCCCGGCTTCGGCGACGCGGTCAACTGCGAGGACAGCTGGCGCGTCTGCACGCAGTACATCGACGAGCAGTTCCGCCAGTACTTTACCGACGAGAGCGGGCTGAACCGGCGCAACATACAGGACAACCGGGTGCACTGCCTGCTGTACTTCGTGCCACCGTACGGGCACAG CTTGCGCCAGCTCGACATCGATCTGCTGCGGCGGATGCACAAGAAGGTGAACATCATACTGGTGATCGGGAAGGCGGACACGCTCACGCCGAAGGAGGTGAAGGCGCTGAAGGGCCGCATCCTGGACGACATCGAGACGCACGGCATCCAGATCTACCGCTTCCCGGACTGCGActcggacgaggacgaggagtTCAAGCAGCAGGACCGCGACCTGAAGGCCAGCCTGCCGTTCGCGGTCGTCGGCAGCAACCAGGTGATGGAGGTGGCCGGCCGCAAGATCCGGTGCCGCCAGTACCCCTGGGGCGTGGTGGATG tggAAAACCCCGAACACAGCGACGTGGTGAAGCTGCGCACGATGCTCATCTCGACGCACATGCAGGACCTGAAGGATACGACGCGCGACGTACACTACGAAAACTATCGCGCCCAGTGCATCTCGCAGATCTCGCAGCACGCGCTGCGCGAGCGCAACAAGCTGAAGCGCGAATCGACCGCCTCGAACCACGAGTTCTCCGACACGGaccggttgctgctgcagaaGGATGAGGAG ATCCGCCGCATGCAAGACATGCTGGCGCAGATGCAGGAAAAGCTAAACTCTACCAGCGTCAACGATTCGGTCATCGATGTTTAG
- the LOC120906174 gene encoding transmembrane protein 41 homolog, with translation MAPDANGTALYGSSNNNNHHHHHHHEQKLVQQRPSATMNGSAKAANGGAPQPQQHSKASSPPADEDRSARQSLIILAAIFFTSLFAMVYVYAMFPQLEESEKQYLKVPFDIEDAKQLGRVLDRYKDLYNLEVMFGIILVYIFLQTFAIPGSLFLSILSGFLYSFPVALTLVCFCSALGATLCYLLSQLVGRRLVKYYFPERAHHWAKQVDRHRDDLLSYMLFLRMTPFLPNWFINLVAPVIGVPLYPFALGTFLGVAPPSFIAIQAGKTLYKMTSSSDAFSWGSIAMLAAFSVVALVPVIFKRYFKAKID, from the exons ATGGCACCGGATGCGAACGGGACGGCACTgtacggcagcagcaacaacaacaaccaccatcaccaccaccatcacgagCAGAAGCTGGTGCAGCAGCGCCCATCCGCCACGATGAACGGGTCCGCGAAGGCGGCCAACGGTGGGGCGCCCCAGCCCCAGCAGCACAGCAAGGCATCGTCGCCGCCGGCGGACGAGGATCGGTCCGCCCGGCAATCGCTCATCATTCTCGCGGCCATCTTCTTCACCAGCCTGTTCGCGATGGTGTACGTGTACGCGATGTTTCCCCAGCTGGAAGA GTCGGAAAAGCAATATCTGAAGGTGCCGTTCGATATCGAGGACGCGAAGCAGCTCGGCCGGGTGCTCGACCGCTACAAAGACCTGTACAATCTGGAGGTGATGTTCGGCATCATACTGGTGTACATATT TCTGCAAACGTTTGCCATTCCCGGTTCGCTGTTCCTCTCGATACTGAGCGGCTTCCTGTACAGCTTCCCGGTCGCCCTCACGCTCGTCTGCTTCTGTTCCGCGCTGGGCGCCACGCTGTGCTACCTGCTCTCGCAGCTGGTGGGCCGCCGGCTGGTCAAGTACTACTTTCCCGAGCGGGCCCACCACTGGGCGAAGCAGGTCGACCGGCACCGGGACGATCTGCTCAGCTACATGCTGTTCCTGCGCATGACGCCGTTCCTGCCGAACTGGTTCATCAACCTAGTCGCGCCGGTCATCGGCGTACCGCTCTACCCGTTCGCGCTCGGCACCTTCCTCGGCGTCGCGCCGCCCTCGTTCATCGCGATCCAGGCGGGCAAGACGCTGTACAAGATGACCAGCTCGAGCGACGCGTTCAGCTGGGGCTCGATCGCGATGCTGGCCGCCTTCTCCGTCGTCGCGCTCGTGCCAGTGATCTTCAAGCGCTACTTTAAGGCCAAGATCGACTaa